The window GCCAATAACGGCGAGCAAATTGCACACTGCCACGACAAATTAGCCGCCATTGGCGCTTACGATATACAAGCGCGAACCGCGTCACTGATGGCAGGCCTAGGCTTCACTCAATCGCAGTTGCAGCAGCCTGTAAAAGCCTTTTCCGGTGGCTGGCGTATGCGTTTAAACCTGGCTCAAGCACTGATAGCCCGCGCTGATTTAATGCTGCTTGATGAGCCCACTAACCACCTGGACGTCGACGCTATTTTCTGGCTGGAAGGCTGGCTCAAGCAATACGAAGGGACGCTGATTCTTATTTCGCACGACCGCGACTTCCTCGATTCTGTGACCACTGACATAGTCCATATTGAGCATAAGAAGCTGAACACATACAAAGGCAATTACTCGCAATTTGAACGTCAGCGCGCCGAGCATTTGGCCCAGCAGCAAAGTGAATTTGAAAAGGCGCAGGTCATGCGCCAACATCTGCAAAAGTACGTTGACCGCTTTCGCTATAAAGCCAGCAAGGCTAAGCAGGCTCAAAGCCGCCTGAAAGCCATTGAGAAACTACCGACACAAGCACCGCTGCGTGCGGAAAGTGGTATCGACTTTCACTTTTTAGAGCCGGAAAAGCTGCCGAACCCATTACTGACACTGCGGGACGCACAGGCCGGTTACGGCAATACCACCATTCTTGAGCACATCAAACTGAACTTGGTGCCGGGTACCCGCCTGGGGCTTCTTGGCCGCAATGGTGCGGGTAAATCGACGTTAATTAAGCTACTAGCTGGTGAGCTTGAGCCGATGTCCGGTGAGCGCATTGCCAATCCTGGCTTGCGGATTGGTTATTTCGCTCAGCATCAGCTGGAAACACTGGATATGTCCGCGTCCGCGCTGTTGCATTTACAGCGCATGGACAGCCGCGCCAGCGAGCAAGCACTGCGTGACTTTTTAGGTAGCTTTGGGTTTTCCGGTGATCATGCCACACGCCCGGTTGAGCCCATGTCCGGCGGTGAAAAAGCGCGTTTAGCGCTGGCTCTCATTATTTATCAACGGCCTAACTTATTGCTACTTGATGAGCCCACCAACCATTTAGATTTAGGGCTGCGCGACGCTCTGGTTGCGGCCTTGCAAGAGTACGAAGGCGCGTTAATTGTGGTATCGCACGACCGTCACCTATTGCGCACAACGGTCGATGAGTTTTGTCTGGTAGCCGATAAAAAGGCGGAGACCTTCGATGGTGATTTAGATGCATACCATGCCTGGCTGCAGGAGCGAGCCGCTAATGACAAACGAGCAGAGCAAACCGCACCAAGTCGCCAGCGAGACAATCGCAAAGAACAAAAACGCAAAGAAGCGGAAATGCGCCAAAAGACGAAACCGCTGCGTCAGACCATTGAAAAAGCCGAAAAGCGCATACAGGTTTTAGAAAACGAGCTCGCTGAACTGCACGACAAATTGTCTGACAACAGCCTGTATAACGACGATCGAAAAACAGACTTACAAACATTATTAGACAAGCAAACCGCCGCTCAAAAAGAGCTGAGTGAACTGGAAGAAACCTGGATGGAAGCGGAAGAGTCATTGGCAGAGCTGACCGAAACGCTTCAGTCAGAGAGCGACTAAACAGGAGTACTTATGATTATTCCATGGCAAGAAGTGGACACTGAAACCTTGAACAATCTACTTGAGTCCGTGGTGCTGCGTGAAGGTACCGACTATGGTTCGCAGGAGGTGTCATTTGACACCAAAGTTGAGCAACTCAGAGAGCAAGTGAAAAGCGGGGAAGCCGTTATTGTGTTCTCAGAACTACATGAAAGTGTCGACGTAGTGCCCAAAGACCGTGTTACCGGAAACGCGGACGACGAGCAATAAATACCTCTTCCCACGGCACACTTTGATCACCCAACACTAAGAAGTTTGGGTTCAATAAACTGACCGTTCGGTTGTAGGTAATTGGCTCAAAGTTCTCATTCACAATGCGTCCGCCGGCTTCGCCGACAATCACTTGCGAGGCCGCTGTATCCCACTCCCCTGTCGGTCCCAACCGTAAAAAACAGTCCGCTTTGCCCTCAGCGATAAAGCAGGACTTTAAGGAACAACTGCCCGTTGGCAGTGGCTGAAGATCACGTTGGGTTTGCATGCGGCTTAACACCGGCTCCCGCGCCTGACGGCGACTGATGGCAATAATGAGAGGATCAGACTCTGGATTTTGCAGCTTACGGACTGAAATCTTTTGTCGTTCAACGGCGTCTTCCTTAAACGCCCCCTGACCTTTCTCTGCATAATACAACGCTTCACCGACCGGCCAGAAAATAACGCCCATTTCGGGTTCATTATTCGAAACATAGGCGATATTCACCGCGAAATCGCCAGATCGCGCAATAAACTCTTGCGTCCCGTCTATGGGGTCAATAAGAAAGTAAGATTGCCACTTACGGCGTTCATTGTAGTTCTCGTGGTCGCTTTCTTCCGACAATACCGGAATATGAGGGAAGTGCTGCCGCAAGCGATCTTCAATTAATTCACTGGCCACAATGTCAGCCGTCGTCACCGGTGAATCATCACGCTTTTCAGATGTTTTGTAGTCGCGGCGTTCGTACATGGTCATGATGACATCGCCGGCCTCTTTGGCAATCGATTTTAATGTCTCAAGCATCGGCAGACTGACCTCGTTTTCTTAGCAACATCAATAATGCCGCGACACTGCGCGCTTCGGTGAAGTCTGGCTGAGTTAATAAATTATCGGCGTCATCTACCGCCCAGGTGACCTTTTCC is drawn from Idiomarina piscisalsi and contains these coding sequences:
- a CDS encoding YheU family protein, whose product is MIIPWQEVDTETLNNLLESVVLREGTDYGSQEVSFDTKVEQLREQVKSGEAVIVFSELHESVDVVPKDRVTGNADDEQ
- the cysQ gene encoding 3'(2'),5'-bisphosphate nucleotidase CysQ, with the translated sequence MLETLKSIAKEAGDVIMTMYERRDYKTSEKRDDSPVTTADIVASELIEDRLRQHFPHIPVLSEESDHENYNERRKWQSYFLIDPIDGTQEFIARSGDFAVNIAYVSNNEPEMGVIFWPVGEALYYAEKGQGAFKEDAVERQKISVRKLQNPESDPLIIAISRRQAREPVLSRMQTQRDLQPLPTGSCSLKSCFIAEGKADCFLRLGPTGEWDTAASQVIVGEAGGRIVNENFEPITYNRTVSLLNPNFLVLGDQSVPWEEVFIARRPRFR
- a CDS encoding ATP-binding cassette domain-containing protein, translating into MIRAQSISLMRGGDVLFEDSDLQVFPGHKVGLVGRNGCGKSSLFSMLKGELHADTGDLHVPSEWRIASVAQDTPALEKAAIDYVMDGDTEYRTLESQLADAEAANNGEQIAHCHDKLAAIGAYDIQARTASLMAGLGFTQSQLQQPVKAFSGGWRMRLNLAQALIARADLMLLDEPTNHLDVDAIFWLEGWLKQYEGTLILISHDRDFLDSVTTDIVHIEHKKLNTYKGNYSQFERQRAEHLAQQQSEFEKAQVMRQHLQKYVDRFRYKASKAKQAQSRLKAIEKLPTQAPLRAESGIDFHFLEPEKLPNPLLTLRDAQAGYGNTTILEHIKLNLVPGTRLGLLGRNGAGKSTLIKLLAGELEPMSGERIANPGLRIGYFAQHQLETLDMSASALLHLQRMDSRASEQALRDFLGSFGFSGDHATRPVEPMSGGEKARLALALIIYQRPNLLLLDEPTNHLDLGLRDALVAALQEYEGALIVVSHDRHLLRTTVDEFCLVADKKAETFDGDLDAYHAWLQERAANDKRAEQTAPSRQRDNRKEQKRKEAEMRQKTKPLRQTIEKAEKRIQVLENELAELHDKLSDNSLYNDDRKTDLQTLLDKQTAAQKELSELEETWMEAEESLAELTETLQSESD